The Vibrio gazogenes DNA segment CGGAATGTTTGGAGATCAGTGCGATTATTCGGGTTATACGAGGGGGCATTGACCATGGCCAGAATGGCACCGCTTTTCACATCCACAATCACTGCCGATGCCGATGTTGCCCGATGATCCGCCTTCGCTTGTTTTACGGCCCGATAAGCAATCGCCTGAATTCTTTGATCGATGGTGAGCTGTAACGGCTTTCCTTCCTGCTTGGCTTCTAATGCAATATTCTCAACAACCCGACCATAACGGTCTTTACGAATCACCTGTTTGCCGGCTTCACCGCTGAGCCAGTTGTCATAACTTTTTTCGACCCCTTCTAATCCGTGACCATCAATCCCGGTAACACCAATTAAGTGAGCACTAACTTCACCAGAGGGATAATAACGTCGGGATTCAGATTTCAGGCCGACACCTTTTAATTTCAGCTCACGAATGTATTTTGCCATCGGTGGATTCACCTGACGCTGCAAGTAGATAAACCGACGACTTTTATTGTCAGAGATTTTATCAATCAAAGCTTGTCGATCGAGTCCCAGCACATCAGCTAAAGCGTACCAGCGGTTTCGCTCGTCCAATTCATGATATTTAAAAATAGTTGCAGGGTCGGCCCATACAGCATCGACAGGGACACTCACAGCCAGTGGTTCTCCGTTTCGATCGGAGATAATCCCCCGTGCTGATGGAATCGTTTTCGCGCGGATTGAACGCAAGTCACCTTGATACACCAAGTTATCAGGCTCAATCACCTGAATATAGGCGGTACGCCCAACCAAAATACCAAAGGCAGAAAAAACGAAGAATAAGATAATATAGAAGCGCCAACGGATGAAAACATGGCTTTGAGAAGGCTGCTTTTGGGGAGAGGACTCTATCTTTTTCATTTCAGAGGAACTACCACTTCCTTGTCTGCATCGGGACGAATCATATTCAGGTCTTTCTGAGCCAGATCCTGAACCCGGCTGTTATCTGAAAGCGCAGTTTCTTCCAATAATAGGTTACGCCATTCACTATCTAAGCGCTCTCGTTCAACCATTTCATGTTCTCTGGCTGTGATAGCGAGCCGAGCTTGATGGGTCGTAAATACGATTCCCATCGCAGTAACAAACATAATGAAAAGTAAAAACAGCGCTAAACGACCCACGGTGAATAGGTCGGTCAAAATCAATCGAACCAGATTCGGACTCGGTTGGCTGTTTTTTGTCTGTGTCATGCCAGCTTTTCCGCAATCCGGAGCACTGAACTTCTGGAGCGGGTATTCTGTGCGACTTCTTGTTCAGAAGGTTTGATAGCTTTACCAATCGTCTTAAGACGAGCACTGCCCAACGCCTGAATCTGAGCATCCGTTAAAGGAAGTCCATGAGGAACCTCAGGCCCTTTGCTTTCTTTACGCATAAAATGCTTTACCATACGATCTTCTAACGAATGGAAGCTAATCACGGATAAACGACCTTGTGGCGCAAGGATCGATAATGCACCTTTTAACGCATAATCAATTTCTTCTAATTCACTATTGATATAAATCCGAAACGCCTGAAAAGCACGCGTCGCAGGATGTTTCTTCTCTTTATAATTTTTCGGCACAACATCAGCAATCAGTTGAGCCAATTGCCGAGTCCGCAATAACGGTTCATTTTCTTCATCACTGCGATAATTGATAATTGCTTTAGCAATTCTGCGGGCATAACGATCTTCACCAAATTCACGAATGACCCAAGTGATATCATCTAAATCCGCGTCATTCAGCCACTGAGAAACCGGAATACCAGATGTCGGATCCATGCGCATATCCAACGGGCCATCTTTTAAAAAACTAAATCCGCGGTCAGCGTCATCCAACTGCGGTGAAGAAACGCCTAAATCAAACAGAACACCGTCGACTTTTCCGTTCAAGCCATATGCCTCGGCATAATCAGCAATTGCGGAAAACGGACCATGAATGATCGTAAAACGGGGATCATCGATCTGTCGGGCGACTTCAATCGCCTGTGGGTCACGATCGATACTATAGAGTTTACCTTGTGGGCCTAATTTGGACAAAATCGTGCGCGAATGCCCACCCCGACCAAACGTGCCGTCGATGTAGATACCGTCCGGTTTGATATCCAGTCCTCGGATTGATTCATCCAACAGGACGGAAATGTGCTGAAATGCTGTTTGCGTCATTCGTTCTCTCGTAAAACCTATGCAAGTAACCCATCCCATATGCAACAAACACAGGGGTCGAATACGTTCAACTTGCTCAGAACACTATGGTAGTAGAATGCCTGAAACACTGCTACCGTCTTCCCGAATACCAGACGTGATATTGCGCCAAGTTTAAACGATCTGGGACAGATAACGTCAATATAAAGCAAAAAACCCATCATGACTGAATATCATGATGGGTCAAGAATAGCCGGAGTTAACCTATAAGCCGGGTTCTGTTCCGTTTTGCAACGGTAGTAGCCATTCCTCTAGGCCAGCAATCGCTCACTGGCTCAAGCAACCTACCCGCTCCCAGACGCGAGCCACGCCATATGAGAGCCTATTTGGTCTTGCTCCGGGTGGAGTTTACCTTGCTACGAACTGTTACCAGACGCACGGTGCGCTCTTACCGCACCCTTTCACCCTTACCTGACCCAAGGGTCATCGGCGGTCTTCTCTCTGCTGCACTTGTCGTGGGCTTACGCCCCCCAGGCGTTACCTGGCACCCTGCTCTATGGAGCCCGGACTTTCCTCCCCTTTATCAGTCTCCCCCAGCAAAACTAAGGGACATCAATAAAGCAGCGACTACCCAGTCAACTCCGAGCGCGAATTGTATAGAGAAAGAGAAACGCTGTCTACCGATGAAAAAGCGACTGGTTGTTTTTCCATCCGATATCAATTTGATTCAGTCGGCTCCAGCCAGATTCAACTCTCCGTTTATCGCGTTCATTTCTCTTCAGTGCCACGAGACTTGCGTTGCTAATTGATGCACCTCGCACCGATTAGCTAAAGTTTGTCAGTGTCATCACTTGCGCATTATTACTGCGGTTCAATTTCATCAAACCTTTTAAGTTCATGAATAACATGGGTAAGACAATCGCGGTAAAAGCAATATTCGATAACGGCACTGCCAGCCACACACCATCAATGCCAAAGAACCTTGGTAAGATCAGCAAGAATGGGAGTTGTACCAACATGTTCCCGACGGAGACAAATAAAGCCTGACCACTTTTTCCCACCGCGACAAAGTAAACCGATGCCATAAATATGAAGCCATCTAAAAACAGTGTCATCAAGTGCAAACGAATACCGACTTTAGTCGCCTCAATCAGGGGCGCATTGGCATTGACAAAAAAACTGGTGAAAAATTCAGGGAAAAGGTTCAGCACAATCACGACGATGATGCCTGAACCCACACTCACAGAAAACGCTAACTTCACAGTTTGAATAATGCGCCGATATTGCTTCGCCCCCAAGTAATAACTGACAGGAGGCTGCAAGCCACTCACCAAGCCTTCGGCAAAAAAGTAATAACCGCTGGCTAAATAGCCGACAATAGCGAACGCCGCTAACTGGGTCGTGTCGCCATAATCCATAAACAATCGGTTATGCAGTGCAATGATAAAACTCATGTAGGTAAACATCACCAAGTTCGAC contains these protein-coding regions:
- a CDS encoding penicillin-binding transpeptidase domain-containing protein — its product is MKKIESSPQKQPSQSHVFIRWRFYIILFFVFSAFGILVGRTAYIQVIEPDNLVYQGDLRSIRAKTIPSARGIISDRNGEPLAVSVPVDAVWADPATIFKYHELDERNRWYALADVLGLDRQALIDKISDNKSRRFIYLQRQVNPPMAKYIRELKLKGVGLKSESRRYYPSGEVSAHLIGVTGIDGHGLEGVEKSYDNWLSGEAGKQVIRKDRYGRVVENIALEAKQEGKPLQLTIDQRIQAIAYRAVKQAKADHRATSASAVIVDVKSGAILAMVNAPSYNPNNRTDLQTFRMRNRVLTDAMEPGSTIKPFTEIAALENGAATPDTVIDTGNGVFRIGGSRVRDVSRAGKANLQKILQKSSNIGVAKLALRMPIQALLGVYGSVGLGELSGLNLVGESMGIFPNRTRWSKFEIATLAFGYGISVTPIQLVHAYATLGNYGLYQPLHIIENNQQDMSKQVIDHDTAKLVLGYMETVTQPGGTATRAAIPGYRIAAKTGTSRKATKGGYSDEYVTITAGIAPVSDPRLALVVVVNEPQGDEYYGGSVAAPVFAEIMKGALQIMNIAPDDNQPRSK
- the ftsL gene encoding cell division protein FtsL, which produces MTQTKNSQPSPNLVRLILTDLFTVGRLALFLLFIMFVTAMGIVFTTHQARLAITAREHEMVERERLDSEWRNLLLEETALSDNSRVQDLAQKDLNMIRPDADKEVVVPLK
- the rsmH gene encoding 16S rRNA (cytosine(1402)-N(4))-methyltransferase RsmH, translating into MTQTAFQHISVLLDESIRGLDIKPDGIYIDGTFGRGGHSRTILSKLGPQGKLYSIDRDPQAIEVARQIDDPRFTIIHGPFSAIADYAEAYGLNGKVDGVLFDLGVSSPQLDDADRGFSFLKDGPLDMRMDPTSGIPVSQWLNDADLDDITWVIREFGEDRYARRIAKAIINYRSDEENEPLLRTRQLAQLIADVVPKNYKEKKHPATRAFQAFRIYINSELEEIDYALKGALSILAPQGRLSVISFHSLEDRMVKHFMRKESKGPEVPHGLPLTDAQIQALGSARLKTIGKAIKPSEQEVAQNTRSRSSVLRIAEKLA